Below is a genomic region from Brassica oleracea var. oleracea cultivar TO1000 chromosome C9, BOL, whole genome shotgun sequence.
CCATCTTCGAAGCAACCTTACGAGTACGGCTCGAGACTCGACGGTTTGCCATGTCTTCCTCCATACCGCTAAAGACGATTCAGTGTACCGGCGACGGTGGAAGGGCAGCGGCGTTAGAGACTTAGAGTGGTATACAGTGTATTCGCGTGAACTTGACGACGGTGAGGTCTTATCAAGAAATAGTCTGGTTCACTCTATAATGGCCCGGCCCATTGGGCTTTGTGATTTAACAATTTGTAGAATCACTTTAAACACTTCTATCTCTAATATCCAAGTTTTCAAAATATAATAAACAAATTATAAACTATAATGATTCATAAATATAAAAATAATTTATAAGTATCTCAAAAATTATTATTATTATATAATATCTCATAAACATATAAAATATTTTTACAAAATTTCAAGATACCTATATATTTTTTCTTATTTTTGTTTCTGAATAACTTTTGAAAACATATATATGAAGATGTTTTTGGAGTATTTTTATCGCCAAAAGTTCTTAGTTATATATTTAAATTAAATAAATCATTTAAAATAATTACTCAATTTTCATTAATATTTTAAGTTTTTTCACCTACAAATTTCTTATAAAAAATAATTTTATTTATTTGTTTTATTAGTGAAATATCCTTGAAATTCTAACAATGCAGCTGCATATAATAAAAAAAAAAATGAAAAGCAAATTGACCAACCAAATGAAGCTTCTTCTACATTGGAATTTATTAGCTTTTATATGAACTTGGATACAAATTTTGTTTAGATAGCAAAATCATCCCAAAAATACAGAATGTACAAAACAAAAAGAAACCTAATCAGTTAAGCAATCTGTCCTAACTAACAATTATTACAAGACCAATAAGACACTAACTTCTTGTAATCCAACTTGCCATTCAAGAAACCACTACCCTTCTGGTTCCTCACCTGTTGCTGTACTACTAACACCGAACCTTCCGAGGCAAACACACTCCCCGCCACAGTGTCTCCGATCACTCCAAGCTGGTGGTTCTCACTCCACTCCGCAAGCCCTTCTATAATCTTCGGGTTGATACCTTCTCTCTTCCCCGTTATCCACAGATCATAGTCGTTGTCATTCAACGCTTGTATTGCAGCCAGCGTCTCCGCACCGTTCTTGACCACAACCTCCCTGTAACTAACCCTCTCCTTGTCTTCATTCTTGACCCAGAACCACGTCACCACCCCATCGTCCAGCTTTTTCTCCCTCTCGTCCTCTCCTTCATGGTTAAACGACAAGAACCTGATCACCGTCAAGCTTATGTCTGGATTCACCGTCATCCTGTCGGCCAGATGCAGAGCTTCTCTGTTGTCAGCTCCTCCTAAGAACAGAACAACAAAACGGTACGTTTCTTGGGACCGAGCGTTTCTACGCCGTCCCTTGTCGTAATAGATACAAACAGAGCATGGCGTGTGCGCCAAGACATCCGCGTTCACGGATAACATGCCGGAGTTACGTAGCTCCGTTGGTGCATCGTCGTCGAGACGTTCTTGCTGATAAGGTAAGAGAATGAAAGCGGTTTTATTAGCCAATGCTAGCTGGCAAATGTTGTGGTACATTAGACGCTTTGGAGCATGAGCTGTGTAGGCACGTAGCGTTACACATTCAAATCTTCTCTCTTGGTACAACCTAAATGCGGTTTGCACCTGGTTTCTCCGGGCACCTTCATCTTCTTCTTCTTCCACCTCTTCCTCATCGTCCTCCTCATCCTCTTCCTCCTCCTCGTGGTCGATAAAAACTGGCGAGGCTCGCCCCATTAATTCCACTAACTGGATAGCATATATACAAAAGGGGCTACTTGTAGTGGGATTAGCAAGGTCGAGAAAGGTGAACAAACCGGACAAGGCTTCGTGGTCGGCGACGGCGAGAACAAGTCCCACCTCGGTAGACGGGGGAGTGTGTTGTATGGTGCGGTACTTGCTGATCCTGTAAGGACGATCTGGATCGTAAAGGAAGCTGATAAGCGGTGTTGCTATTCCCGTAACCACAAGGGCATGCAAAACCAAGATAGCAAAACCGGGTAAACCGATTATATTTTTGTCTATCCAATGCAAGTAGAGCAAGGTATCTATCTGGCCTCTCAAGTTCAACATGAGACCAAGCGTGAGACTGTCTCTGGTGGGGATTTTAAAGAAGACAGCAGCGGAAAACACAGCGAGAAACTTAGAGATGAATCCAACGGCTGTCATGTAGACGAGAGGAGAGAGCTTTTGTTCCCAAATATCATTGGTGATAAGATTGACATTGGTCTTGAGTCCCACCAAACCAAAGGAGAAAGGCATCAAGAACTCATGGATGAAAGTCTCGCTCCTAATAGCCAGCGTCGAACCCAAAGGTGGACCTTGAGGGACAATGAACCCTAGCAAAATGGGTCCCATGCCCATAGATAAACCAAACATGTCTGTAATGAAACAAGCGACAAGAACACCCATGAGAATCATTACAATATAGTTTTGGTCGACGAGTTTCCCCTCTGGCGTTTGGTCGACCACCCACTCAAGAGCTCGTCCCACAACCAAAGACATAAAAGCATTGAATATAACCACCGATATAAGATACCAAACTATAGCCGTGGCTCCTCCTTCCTCTACCTGATTCAAGGCCTCGAAAAAAATAAGAGCAACAATCGCTGCCATGTCTCCAATGAGAGCCACCGACATGGCGAACTTGCCTACTTCAGAGTTGAGAAGGTTCATGTCTCTTAAGACGGTGTAGATGACAGGGAAAGAACTAAAAGCCAAGGCAAACGCAATCGATCCAACTGATGAAAACTTTCTCATGTTCTTGTCCATTTTGTCTCGCATTGCCATCCCCGTGGCCAAAGTGCATACCAGGGGGACGACAATGCCGATCACAGCAATGTACTTATGCTTTCTTGGAGACTTTGCAATGGCTGAAACGTCAGTTTTGGCCGCAGTGATAAAGAAGAAGTAAACAAATCCCAACAGTCCCAAGTTTTCACATATGTAATTTGATATCGGTGGGAACAAGTAGTAGTTGAAGTTCCTGCTTCCTCCAAGCATCGACGGTCCTATCATCATTCCACCCTTCAAAACACACACAAAACCATTTTTTAATATTCTAAATCAATTTTTATTTATTTAAACCATATGCATGGTGGAATTTGAGATTTATAAACCTATAAACATTTTAGGTCAATTTTAATATAAAAAATCGATAATTTTAGAGGTCATGCATGTATAATAATCAGAACAAATGTTTCATCTGAGTGTACCCCAAGCTATATGATAAATGAATGTATAAGATTAGTGACGCACAATGATCTCGCAGACGATACGAGGTTGACGTAGAGGTCGAAGGAGGAAGCATGTGATTTTGATGAAGAAGATAATAAGAATTGCCTCGATCAAGAAAGTTGAAAATGCATAGTTCATAGCGTTTTCGCCTCTGAACATTCCAAATGGTTGCTTACTGTGAACGTGTCGACAAACCACCGGAAGTCTAGACGAGAAGTCTCGAGTACTAACCTCACCGGTGGGTGGTGGGTCCTCCGGCCAGAACCCAATATGGATTGGCATGAGAATCCGGTCATTGCTGGGGAAATGCCTAACCATTCAAAATATTTGTTTAAGATCACGGTTTTGTTCATCTAAAGCAAAACGATTGTGATCATCGATGGAGAGAGAAAAAGAGAAGACAATAGATACAAAGTTGATGTTCTTTTGAAAACAAGTGTGGATGTGCGTCATTTTTGGGAAAAATTCTAGTTTTCGCTTAGTCCTTTGTTTTCTTTTTCTGGTTACGAGTTTTTGACTTGAAAACATGTATTTTGTGGTATGATCTATATTTAGCATAAAAAAAGAATTTTACTTTTTGAATTTGTTTTCTTACACATATTTTAAATAAAAACCATATATATATATATATATATATATATGTTTTTCTCTTTTATCTTGTTGCACCAGAAATATATTTGTACTCTGTAAACTGTAAATTAAAATATGTTTCTTTTCCTATGAAATGCTATGGAAAACTGTGAATATATTCAAAAGTTGCTATAAGATTTGTTACTATTTCTTTTTACAGTGTTAAGTATTACATGTGAGGTTAAATATGTGAAAATGTCACTTCATTCCTTAAGTTTTGCAGTATCCCTTACTGAAATAAATATTTTCCTTCTCCAATATATCAGTAATTAGTTGATAAAATACAAAAGAGAATGATGGATGAATTTAGAAGCAATAACATAAGGGACAGGGACGTGCAAGGCACGGCCATGGTAGCTGGCTAACACAAACTCCCATGCATCTATTTCCTCCTCCTTTGTTTTGTTCCTTGTGGGGACGATGAGAGCATGTTTATTGCTAGCACCCTTAGACCATCATTAACGCATGTATTTAAAGGGTCTCTAAGGTTAATTATGCATTTAAAATAAATCAAAAACACTAAAAATCTGAAAAACCGTCTTTAATTTGGGGACGATGGAGACCGTCTTTTGGGGACACGTGTAGGCGAGAGGAGAGGAGAGAGGAGGAGCGTGTGTTCGGTTTGTTTGGTTTCTCTCGAAACCTCTCTCGAAAACTCTCCATCTTCGTCTCCGAGAAGGGCGATTGTCTCTCTCTCCGTGGTTCCTCGACGAAAGGCGATACTCTCTCTATGTGGCTCCGCGAGGAAACGGCGATACTCCCTCTCCGTGGTTCCTCTCTCTCTGTGGATCGTAGACGAAACGACAATTCTCTCTCCCTTCGTGGCTCCTCGAGGAAACAAAGAAGGTCCTATCTCTCTCTCGGTTGCTGTCGTCGAGGAAGGAAATCTCTGATTATCTCCCTCACCGTGGGTATCCTCGACGGCGAAGAACCGCTCTCTCTCTCTCTCTCTCTGTGGATCAACTGGAATCGGAAGGTGAATCGTTTGTTCTGTTCTTCAGTCATGCATGTCTTAGATTAGACTTATTCTTGTTCTAATTGTAAGATTTTCTTATGTTTGTAGGTTCGATTATTTCTCTTGGTGGCTCTCGTCGACGGCGATATATGGCTCTCTGTCGATGGCTCTCCTCAACGGCGACGGTGCTCTCTGTCGATGGCTCTCCGCGATTCGTTCAGGTAAAGCTTCGGTTTCATGTTCTTCAATAATGGATGTCTCGGATTGTGCTTTGATTAGTTGTGATTTGTTGGTTGAAAGTTTTATAGTTTTGATAATGTTTCTGTCCGTTGATTCTGTTGGCTTTAGGTGAAAAATATTTTTATTGAATCTCGTTATGTTTGTCGCAAGTTTATCAATTTTGATTTCGGTTCTTTCTGTTGATTAATTTTTTTTTTGTTCATGTGTGGTGAGATGAAGGGATAAACAAGCGTTTGATATTTTCGGTGGAAAGAGAGCTCATGGAGGTTCATCAATAAAAGGTTAGTGTTACTCTTCCATCTGAATTATTACTGATGTGGTTTAGGTTCTGTGATGAATTGAAAGGAGGGTAATAAAAGATGTAGTTAAGATTATGGTTGTGTAATAAATAGAACTGATGGTAACATAGAAATCCGAACGTTAAATGTTTTGAATAAGTTAGATAAATGTCAAGTCTTTCTGATTATAGTGTTATGAAGATGAAAAAGCATTGTTTGTTGTTTGTTGTTAGATATATGTCTACTCTTTAATGCATTCAAGTCTGGTTCTAGTTGTTGAATGCTACTTCTCGTTGTAGTTATTTATAAGCATTGTGTTTCTCTTCAATCTCCATCATCTTAATGCGTTTGCTCATTCTTTCTCCTCTTTCTCCTCTTCGGAAATGGTTTTCAATCCATTTGAAGACAATGCCAAATTTGTTGATCTACTTAATAGTCAACAAAATGTTGTCTTTGGCAGTCAAGGAAGTGTTTCAGTCTCTGCATCACAAGATCCTTTCGTAGGCAGTCAACAAGAACCAATCCATTGTGACAAGCTTCCGGCAGAGCGTAGGGAACGAAAGACGTGGTCGCCATCAGAAGATATAGTCCTTATCAGCTCGTGGTTGAACACGAGCAAGGATCCCGTTGTTGGGAATGAGCAAAAGTCAATGGCTTTCTGGAAGAGAATTGCCGCATACTATCTGAAGAAGATCTCAAGATAAAGTTAATTAAAGAGTTGATGTAACTCATGTTCTTGTTGGTTGCTCTGTTAAAGTTTCATGTTATGTCGTCTTAGTTTAAGTATGTCATGTTCTCTGTTGCTGATTCTTGTTGATGTTATGCCGTCTTAGTTTAAAGTTCATCTTATGTAACTCATGTTCATGTTCTTGTTGGTTCCAATTAATGATATTTGTTTCTGTTAATCCACTTTGTTTATGATCTCTGTTGCTGATTCTTGGTCGTGTTCTTGTTAATGCTCTCTGTTGCTGGTTCTTGTTTATACTGAATTGATTTCTGTGTCTTGTTCTAGATACCTACATGAGCATTGTGGACTTGTCGTGTTCTGTCAAGACGTGGGAGTGGAAGATACTCAGACGAGAGAGGATCACGGACTTGTTGTGTCAAGTGTCGCTATGTTCAAACACTAGTTGATCACGACTTGTTGTGTCAAGTCTTCTATCTTGTACTCTTATGTCAAGTCTTGTGTCTTGTACTCTTGTGTCTATCACGGACTTGTGTCGACTTTGTACCAAACTTGTAATCTCTTTATATATCTTCTCTCTCGACTTGTATGAACAACTCTTTAATCTCAAGGCTATGTATTTTCTCTTTTGATCACAAGTTTTAAAAATCTCAAATCTCTTTTTTTTTCACTCTTTCATCACAAGTTTCATATCCATAATCTCAAGTCTCTTTTTTTTTATATTGTTGTGATCACAAGTACCGTAAACAAAATATCAAGTCTCTATTTTTTCACTCTTTGATCACAACTTCTCAAAATCTTTGATCACAACTTCTCAAAATATTTTCTCTCTTTGATCCCAAGTTTTTAAAACTCTTTAATCACCATATATGGCTTCTTCTTCTCAAAACAATTTAGACAAAGCATTTGATGATGCATTTGATGAGCTCTTTGATCAACACCTTGATCACGCCTTTGAGAATTTAACCATTCGAGTTGATCAAGAAGAACGAAGGAAAAAAAAAACGAGCTTATATCGAAAGACATCGTGAAGAAGGACATACTCGTTTATGGAATGATTATTTCAGTGATACTCCAACGTATCCTGAAAATTTCTTCCGACGACGTTTTAGAATGAACAAACCATTGTTCATTAAAATTGTTCATTGACTCTCCACCGAAGTTGAATTCTTTCGACAAAAGCAAGATGCTCTCGGAAGGAGTAGTCTCTCTCCACTTCAGAAGTGTACAACAGCCATTCGTGTCTTGGCATATGGTAGTGCGGCTGATGCTGTTGACGAATAGCTCTGACTCGGTGAAATGACAGCTCGGTCATGTGTGGAACATTTTGTGGAAGGAATAATATATTTATTCGGCGATGAGTATCTAAGAATACCAACACCGGCTGATCTTCAACGTCTACTTTATATTGGAGAATATCGTGGATTTCCCGGGATGATAGGAAGCATCGATTGTATGCATTGGGAGTGGAAGAATTGTCCTACCACTTGGAAAGAGAAATATTCTCGTGGTTCGAGTAAACCAACAATAGTTTTAGAGGTGGTTGTTTCATATGATCTATGGATATGACATGCATTTTTTGGACCTCCAGGTACATTAAATGGCATTAATGTTCTTGATCGCTCACCTGTTTTTGATGACATAATAAACGGTCAAACTCCGCAAGTCACATATTCCGTCAATGGAAGAAAGTATCGTATGGCTTACTATCTCACTGATGGTATTTACCCGAAATGGGCAACTTTTATCCAATATATTTCACTACCACAAGACCCGAAAACAGTTTTATTTGCTCAACGTCAAGAAGCTGCCCGAAAAGATGTCGAGCGTGCTTTCGGAGTCTTACAAGGTCGCTTTGCCATTGTTAAAAGTCCTGCACTATTTTGGGATAAATCCAAGATTGGAAAGATTATGAGAGCATGTATCATACTCCATAATATGATCGTCGAAAACAAACAAGATGGATACAATCTGTATAATGTTTCAGAGTTCCAACAAGGAGAAGATAGCGGAAGTTCACATGTCGATCTCACGTATTCTACAGATACCCCTTCAAATATCCAAAATATGATGAGTGTTCGAACTACAATTCGTGATAGACAAAAGCATGAACGCCTGTAAGCTGATTTGGATGAACATTTGTAACAAAAATTTGGAGGCGGTGAAGACAACAATTGAGCTCGGATGTATGTTCCAAATTATTCTCGATTATTTTAATAAACTTTGTTTTTATGTTTTATTTTTTGTTTTTAAAATCTATGTTTCAATTGTAATCTTTTACTATGTTTTAAATTTAAGTTTAATAAGAAAAATTAAAAAAAATTATGTTTAATTAAAAAAAAATTAAGAAACCTTGATTAAGAGACTTGCATTGGACCACGGAAATTAACGGGTCTCTTCATCCTCCGGTCTCTTAATGCACTTTTCCAATTAAAAACTATTAAACACAAATTAA
It encodes:
- the LOC106315036 gene encoding cation/H(+) antiporter 24 — translated: MVRHFPSNDRILMPIHIGFWPEDPPPTGEVSTRDFSSRLPVVCRHVHSKQPFGMFRGENAMNYAFSTFLIEAILIIFFIKITCFLLRPLRQPRIVCEIIGGMMIGPSMLGGSRNFNYYLFPPISNYICENLGLLGFVYFFFITAAKTDVSAIAKSPRKHKYIAVIGIVVPLVCTLATGMAMRDKMDKNMRKFSSVGSIAFALAFSSFPVIYTVLRDMNLLNSEVGKFAMSVALIGDMAAIVALIFFEALNQVEEGGATAIVWYLISVVIFNAFMSLVVGRALEWVVDQTPEGKLVDQNYIVMILMGVLVACFITDMFGLSMGMGPILLGFIVPQGPPLGSTLAIRSETFIHEFLMPFSFGLVGLKTNVNLITNDIWEQKLSPLVYMTAVGFISKFLAVFSAAVFFKIPTRDSLTLGLMLNLRGQIDTLLYLHWIDKNIIGLPGFAILVLHALVVTGIATPLISFLYDPDRPYRISKYRTIQHTPPSTEVGLVLAVADHEALSGLFTFLDLANPTTSSPFCIYAIQLVELMGRASPVFIDHEEEEEDEEDDEEEVEEEEDEGARRNQVQTAFRLYQERRFECVTLRAYTAHAPKRLMYHNICQLALANKTAFILLPYQQERLDDDAPTELRNSGMLSVNADVLAHTPCSVCIYYDKGRRRNARSQETYRFVVLFLGGADNREALHLADRMTVNPDISLTVIRFLSFNHEGEDEREKKLDDGVVTWFWVKNEDKERVSYREVVVKNGAETLAAIQALNDNDYDLWITGKREGINPKIIEGLAEWSENHQLGVIGDTVAGSVFASEGSVLVVQQQVRNQKGSGFLNGKLDYKKLVSYWSCNNC